The following proteins are co-located in the Flectobacillus major DSM 103 genome:
- a CDS encoding VTT domain-containing protein, producing MEIIQFVLQLLKDPLTALTQFINDNGTLTYGLLFLIVFAETGLVVMPLLPGDSLLFAIGVLAAPATGGKIDITFVIPLLIGAALIGDNVNYFIGKYFSDFVKSKDKILFLKREHIAQTEAFYEKNGGQTVIMARFVPIVRTVAPFVAGAGSMKYPKYITFCIIGAILWVTSITLLGYFLGNNEWVKHNFEKVVLGIVAVSVLPMIIGFVKAKLAK from the coding sequence ATGGAAATCATTCAGTTTGTTCTTCAACTGTTAAAAGACCCTTTGACAGCTTTAACACAATTTATCAATGACAATGGTACGCTTACGTATGGTTTGTTGTTTTTGATTGTTTTTGCCGAAACCGGCCTCGTGGTAATGCCTCTTTTGCCTGGCGACTCTTTGTTATTTGCTATTGGCGTATTGGCTGCTCCTGCAACAGGTGGTAAAATTGATATTACATTTGTTATTCCGTTGTTGATTGGTGCTGCATTGATTGGCGATAATGTCAATTACTTCATCGGAAAATACTTTAGTGACTTTGTGAAATCTAAAGATAAAATCCTTTTTCTAAAACGTGAACATATTGCACAAACAGAGGCTTTCTATGAAAAAAATGGTGGCCAAACTGTAATTATGGCTCGTTTTGTACCGATTGTTCGTACGGTTGCTCCTTTTGTGGCTGGTGCTGGTAGCATGAAATATCCCAAATATATTACTTTTTGTATTATTGGGGCTATTTTGTGGGTAACCTCTATTACGCTTTTGGGGTACTTTTTAGGCAACAACGAATGGGTAAAACATAATTTTGAGAAAGTAGTATTAGGTATTGTTGCAGTATCTGTTTTGCCAATGATTATTGGCTTTGTAAAAGCCAAATTGGCCAAGTAA
- a CDS encoding DUF2147 domain-containing protein, whose amino-acid sequence MKKIAFILSALLLVATWATAQQTNKDAILGEWLSENKDGKVLIYKQGEQYFGKVSWGKDGTKKDVHNPDEALRSQNIIGSVILKNFTFKGKAWEDGSVYDPQNGKTYSCIIKLKNTNELEIRGYVGISLLGRTTVWSRVK is encoded by the coding sequence ATGAAAAAAATCGCTTTTATTTTATCAGCCTTACTATTAGTAGCCACTTGGGCAACAGCCCAGCAAACCAACAAAGACGCTATTTTGGGCGAATGGCTTTCAGAGAATAAAGACGGAAAAGTATTGATTTATAAACAAGGTGAACAATACTTCGGCAAGGTATCTTGGGGAAAAGACGGTACTAAAAAAGATGTACATAACCCCGACGAAGCGTTGCGTTCACAAAATATCATAGGCTCGGTTATTCTAAAAAACTTTACTTTCAAAGGAAAAGCCTGGGAAGATGGCAGTGTTTACGACCCCCAAAATGGAAAAACCTATTCGTGTATTATAAAGCTAAAAAATACTAACGAATTAGAAATTCGGGGATATGTAGGTATTTCGTTGTTAGGCCGCACTACGGTTTGGTCAAGAGTGAAATAA
- a CDS encoding shikimate dehydrogenase family protein: MNNLFGLIGFPLGHSFSKGYFTEKFAQLGLSNTHAYEKFELENVADFPALLKSHTAHLRGLNVTIPHKQSIIPFLDEIDEAARKIGAVNTIKFLPNGKIKGFNTDYWGFRWTLEKWDAFTEIAPKKALVLGKGGAAKAIVVALEDLGLEVQLVSRRKEEDTITYEELTAEVMQKHLLVVNTTPLGMYPKVDACPPIPYELLGSQHLLYDIVYNPLETLFLKKGLEAGAKAVHFGLEMLHGQAEKAWEIWNEA, encoded by the coding sequence ATGAATAATCTATTTGGCCTTATTGGTTTTCCTTTAGGACATTCGTTTTCTAAAGGGTATTTTACTGAAAAATTTGCTCAACTTGGCCTGTCCAATACACACGCCTACGAGAAGTTTGAGCTAGAAAATGTTGCTGATTTTCCAGCTTTACTCAAAAGCCATACCGCTCACCTTCGTGGGCTCAACGTTACGATTCCTCATAAACAAAGTATTATTCCGTTTTTGGACGAAATAGATGAGGCTGCTCGCAAAATCGGGGCTGTCAATACCATCAAGTTTCTCCCGAATGGAAAAATCAAGGGTTTTAATACCGACTATTGGGGCTTTAGATGGACCCTCGAAAAATGGGATGCCTTTACAGAAATAGCTCCTAAAAAAGCATTGGTATTGGGCAAAGGCGGGGCAGCCAAAGCTATTGTTGTGGCTCTCGAAGATTTAGGCTTGGAGGTACAATTGGTTTCTCGAAGAAAAGAAGAAGATACCATTACTTACGAAGAGCTTACAGCCGAGGTAATGCAAAAGCACCTTTTGGTGGTAAATACTACACCCCTAGGAATGTACCCTAAGGTAGATGCTTGCCCGCCTATTCCTTACGAACTGCTTGGCTCGCAACACTTGCTTTACGATATTGTGTATAACCCTCTCGAAACCTTATTCCTCAAAAAAGGACTTGAGGCTGGTGCAAAAGCCGTACATTTTGGCTTAGAGATGCTTCATGGACAAGCAGAAAAAGCATGGGAAATTTGGAATGAGGCTTAA
- the ribD gene encoding bifunctional diaminohydroxyphosphoribosylaminopyrimidine deaminase/5-amino-6-(5-phosphoribosylamino)uracil reductase RibD, protein MPQSNNNSLSETAILSFMNRALQLAQLGAGAVSPNPMVGCVIVHQGTIVGEGWHQRYGDWHAEVNAVNDVADKSILSESEVFVTLEPCSHFGKTPPCADLLVKHRVKKVYICNDDPNPLVAGKGIQKLRNAGIEVVSGILAEKGRELNKRFFTFFEKKRPYIILKWAQSSDRKIALPQYQAIQISNALSRRWTHKLRSEEDAIMVGTRTAQFDNPSLDNRFWTGKSPIRILIDKDLRIADNAKIYSEGQKTICYNLQKEAIEGDILFCKIPPQTDLLSFLIDDLYQKKVQSLIVEGGAYLLNSLIKTSLWDEALVWESSMVLGDGIAAPILEKPVFAQQQVGDNILKNYRANP, encoded by the coding sequence ATGCCGCAATCAAATAATAATTCGCTTTCTGAAACAGCTATTTTGTCTTTTATGAACAGGGCTTTGCAATTGGCACAGCTAGGAGCTGGAGCAGTATCGCCCAATCCAATGGTGGGCTGTGTAATTGTACATCAAGGTACGATTGTGGGCGAGGGCTGGCATCAGCGGTATGGTGATTGGCACGCCGAAGTAAATGCTGTCAACGATGTTGCCGATAAAAGTATTCTGTCCGAATCGGAGGTATTTGTTACTTTAGAACCTTGTTCTCATTTTGGTAAAACCCCACCTTGTGCCGATTTATTGGTAAAGCACCGTGTCAAAAAAGTATATATCTGCAACGACGACCCTAATCCGTTGGTAGCGGGTAAGGGTATTCAAAAACTGCGGAATGCAGGTATTGAGGTGGTATCGGGTATTTTAGCCGAAAAAGGACGAGAGTTGAATAAACGTTTTTTTACATTTTTTGAAAAAAAACGCCCTTATATAATCCTTAAATGGGCTCAATCGTCCGACCGCAAAATAGCATTACCCCAGTATCAGGCCATACAAATATCGAATGCCTTATCTAGGCGTTGGACTCACAAACTACGCTCGGAAGAAGATGCCATTATGGTAGGCACTCGAACCGCACAGTTTGACAACCCATCGCTTGATAATCGTTTTTGGACAGGAAAAAGTCCCATACGCATTCTTATCGACAAAGATTTACGTATTGCAGATAATGCCAAAATTTATTCAGAAGGGCAAAAAACGATCTGTTATAACCTTCAAAAAGAAGCAATAGAAGGAGATATACTATTTTGTAAAATACCTCCGCAAACAGACTTACTAAGCTTTTTGATAGACGACTTGTACCAAAAGAAAGTTCAATCACTAATTGTGGAAGGAGGGGCTTATTTGTTAAACTCGCTGATAAAAACGAGCTTATGGGACGAAGCCTTGGTCTGGGAAAGCTCAATGGTTCTTGGCGATGGTATTGCTGCTCCTATTTTAGAAAAGCCTGTATTTGCCCAACAACAAGTGGGCGATAATATCTTGAAAAACTATCGAGCCAACCCATAA
- a CDS encoding phosphosulfolactate synthase, with protein MNYPLNQIPERTEKPRQKGLTMVMDKGLSLRQVEDFLELGSNYTDIVKLGWATSFVTPNLKEKLALYKSAGIPVYFGGTLFEAFIVRGQFDEYRRVLDQFGMEYAEVSDGSLEMEQDQKCEYIQTLSKQVTVLSEVGSKDEAKIIPPYKWIKLMKAELEAGAWKVIGEAREGGNVGLFRASGEVRQGLVEEILTEIPEEKIIWEAPQKSQQVWFVKLVGANVNVGNIAPHEVISLETIRLGLRGDTFSHFLDK; from the coding sequence ATGAATTACCCACTTAACCAGATTCCTGAAAGAACTGAAAAGCCACGTCAAAAAGGTTTGACAATGGTAATGGACAAAGGGCTTAGTCTTAGACAAGTTGAAGATTTTTTGGAACTTGGCTCCAATTATACCGACATCGTGAAGTTGGGATGGGCGACTTCTTTTGTTACTCCCAATCTAAAAGAAAAATTGGCTTTGTACAAGTCGGCAGGCATTCCTGTTTATTTTGGTGGTACTTTGTTCGAGGCATTTATTGTCCGTGGTCAGTTTGACGAATACCGTCGTGTACTCGACCAGTTTGGTATGGAATACGCCGAGGTATCTGACGGTTCTTTGGAAATGGAACAAGACCAAAAATGTGAATATATTCAAACGTTATCAAAACAAGTAACTGTACTTTCGGAAGTAGGCTCAAAAGATGAAGCCAAAATCATCCCTCCTTACAAATGGATTAAATTGATGAAGGCCGAATTAGAAGCAGGTGCTTGGAAAGTTATTGGCGAGGCTCGTGAAGGGGGTAATGTTGGTTTGTTTCGTGCATCGGGCGAGGTTCGTCAGGGGCTTGTAGAAGAAATTTTGACTGAGATTCCAGAAGAAAAAATTATTTGGGAAGCTCCTCAAAAATCGCAACAAGTATGGTTTGTGAAGTTGGTAGGTGCCAATGTAAACGTTGGTAATATTGCTCCGCACGAAGTTATTTCATTAGAAACTATTCGTTTGGGGCTAAGAGGCGATACATTTTCTCACTTTCTTGATAAATAA
- a CDS encoding PaaI family thioesterase gives MSNTALAFFQQNIGKRIADNSPSPVARFLDGTLIAAEEGSITVEYIVKENMVNPAHILHGGIAATMLDDIIGMTVFTMGNNVFYSTVNLSVDYLFSAKIGEKVLVKSRVVRMGKKIAHAEGEIRNENGVLIAKCTTNLVVTSNTIK, from the coding sequence ATGAGTAATACAGCATTGGCTTTTTTTCAACAAAATATTGGAAAACGTATTGCCGACAATAGTCCATCGCCTGTAGCAAGGTTTTTAGATGGCACACTGATTGCAGCCGAAGAGGGTTCTATAACCGTAGAGTATATAGTGAAAGAAAATATGGTAAATCCTGCCCATATTTTGCATGGAGGTATTGCCGCTACGATGCTCGACGATATTATAGGTATGACTGTATTTACCATGGGAAATAATGTTTTTTATAGTACAGTAAACCTTTCGGTAGATTATCTTTTTAGTGCAAAAATAGGCGAGAAGGTACTCGTAAAATCGAGGGTAGTGCGGATGGGTAAAAAAATAGCTCATGCCGAAGGAGAAATAAGAAATGAAAATGGTGTTTTGATAGCAAAATGTACAACCAATTTGGTGGTTACAAGCAATACTATTAAATAG
- a CDS encoding TetR/AcrR family transcriptional regulator, whose protein sequence is MGIIERKEREKMELRQRILEAAKEIFIEEGFEKASIRAIADKIEYSPATIYLHFKDKDELFFAVHELGFDKLFEVTKHLEAIPDSFEQLYQRGKIYLQFAIENPELYDLMFIKDAPMEAIKKKNGDDQWDCGMQNFVHLQKNIMLCMEQGYIQVADVNVTAMSIWAYVHGLASLYIRGRFQTFALMNPSADLPHLMEVSLEQVLTLLKKTNE, encoded by the coding sequence ATGGGTATTATAGAAAGAAAAGAGCGGGAAAAGATGGAGCTTCGCCAGCGAATATTAGAAGCTGCCAAGGAGATTTTTATCGAAGAAGGTTTTGAAAAAGCATCTATCAGAGCGATTGCCGACAAAATCGAGTACAGTCCCGCTACAATATATTTACACTTCAAAGACAAGGATGAATTGTTTTTTGCTGTACACGAGCTAGGATTTGACAAGTTATTTGAGGTTACGAAGCACCTAGAAGCTATTCCTGATAGCTTTGAGCAGCTTTATCAACGAGGAAAAATCTATTTGCAATTTGCAATAGAAAACCCCGAACTGTACGATTTGATGTTTATTAAAGATGCCCCAATGGAGGCTATCAAGAAAAAAAATGGCGATGACCAGTGGGATTGTGGCATGCAAAACTTTGTCCATCTTCAAAAAAACATCATGCTTTGTATGGAACAAGGCTACATTCAAGTAGCCGATGTAAATGTAACAGCTATGTCGATTTGGGCGTATGTGCATGGCTTGGCATCGTTGTATATCAGAGGGCGTTTTCAAACGTTTGCACTCATGAATCCAAGTGCAGATTTACCTCATTTAATGGAGGTCTCGCTCGAACAAGTACTAACACTTTTAAAGAAAACAAATGAGTAA